In the genome of Candidatus Aegiribacteria sp., the window ACCGTGCGGCCCGCCTATGGCAAATCTGCCTGAGGGGTTGAAAAGGAGTTTACCTGTCCATTGAAGATGCGGTTTGCACAACTCAAGAACAGGGGACACTACTTTTTCGCGAATGTCTTCAATCATATCTTCGGTTCCCGCATCCGGAGCATGGTGTACCGAGAGTAGAATCTCATCAATGGATACAGGCCTGAAACTCTCATATTCAACAGTTACCTGGCTTTTTGCGTCAGGTCTCGCCCATTGCAGTTCTCCTGCCAGACGTATTTCCCTGAGTTTTTCAAGAAGCCTGTGAGCAAGCTGTATCGGGTAAGGCATATGCACTTCGGTCTCGCAGCAGGCAAATCCGAACATCAATCCCTGATCTCCGGCTCCCTTATTGTCTACAACACCATGATCAATATCCGGAGACTGAGAGTGTATCCGGATTTTGTATGTATTTTCATCATAATGAAAACCAAGATCCGGTTGATCGTACCCAATGGATTTGATAGTATCTCTGGCGACTTTCTCATAATCAACCTGGGCATGGCTCTTCACTTCACCAGCCAGCAGGCAGAAATTGGTAGTCACCAGGGTTTCACAGGCCACATGAGCATTTGGATCAAAGGCAAGGTGCGCGTCAAGAACGGCATCTGATATCTGGTCACAGATTTTATCAGGATGACCCTCGGAAACGGATTCGCTGGTAAACAGTCTTCCCATGACTATAAACCCTTCCAATCTGACAGCCGAAGAAAAATAGCCGCCTGCCGGCGGCTTGAGGTTGCTATCGGCTTTTTAGCACTTTTTTTAACGTGGTTGCAATAGACCT includes:
- the metK gene encoding methionine adenosyltransferase, yielding MGRLFTSESVSEGHPDKICDQISDAVLDAHLAFDPNAHVACETLVTTNFCLLAGEVKSHAQVDYEKVARDTIKSIGYDQPDLGFHYDENTYKIRIHSQSPDIDHGVVDNKGAGDQGLMFGFACCETEVHMPYPIQLAHRLLEKLREIRLAGELQWARPDAKSQVTVEYESFRPVSIDEILLSVHHAPDAGTEDMIEDIREKVVSPVLELCKPHLQWTGKLLFNPSGRFAIGGPHGDTGLTGRKIIVDTYGGTGRHGGGAFSGKDSTKVDRSAAYMARYIAKNLVEAGIADRCEIQLAYAIGQAEPVSVMVETFGTEKISDISAVETAIRDIFPLQPYGIIEYLGLKKPVFSKTSSFGHFGREPGHDGAFSWEKTDRVEDIASRLL